The nucleotide window GCCACTGTAATGGGCTCGCCGTAGGGAAAGCGCGAGCTCAGGCACGGCTGGGCGGGCTTATCCCAACAGGCCAGCCCCAGCTGCTGGGCGAGCTGGCGCACCTCGGCCTTGGTCAGGCCCACCTCGGCCAGCGGCGATCGCGACCCGCGCTCCTGGGCTGCCTGAATACCGGGGCGGTAATCTTGCCAATCGTCGGCGTTGACCCCGTCAATGGCGTAGGCGTAACCGCGTTCGCGCGCCAGGGGCCGGAGCGTGTCGTGGAGCTCGCTTTTGCAGAAGTAGCAGCGATCGACCGGGTTGGCGGTGTAGTTGGGATCGGCCATCTCCTGGGTGGCGATGGTCTCGTGCGCGATCCCCATGGCGGCAGCTCGCTCGCGCGCTTCTTCCAGTTCCTCGGGTAGCAGGGCCGGCGAGACCGCCGTGATGGCCAAGGCGCGATCACCCAGGGTCTGGCGCGCCACCCAGGCCACCAGCGCGCTATCGACACCGCCGGAATAGGCAATCAGCGCTCGCTCCATCCCAGCGAGCAGCTTCCGCAGTTGCGCGTGCTTGCGCTCGAGCACGATGTCACCCCGCTTCCCCCGTGGCGGCATGGGGCAAGTACAGCGTGAAGCGGCTGCCTTTGCCCTGCTGGGAATCCAGGGTAATATCGCCGCCATGTAGGCGCGCCAAGCGCCGCGCGAGCGACAGCCCCAACCCGGTTCCGCGCGCGCGGTCCTGCGATTGCCCTTGGCGAAACGGTTGGAAGACAGCTTCGCGCTCGCTCGGTGGGATGCCGATACCGGTATCGATGACGGCAAACGCGATCCACCCATGGGCGGGCGTGACTTCGATCGTTACCGAGCC belongs to Cyanobacteria bacterium QS_8_64_29 and includes:
- the larE gene encoding ATP-dependent sacrificial sulfur transferase LarE; its protein translation is MPPRGKRGDIVLERKHAQLRKLLAGMERALIAYSGGVDSALVAWVARQTLGDRALAITAVSPALLPEELEEARERAAAMGIAHETIATQEMADPNYTANPVDRCYFCKSELHDTLRPLARERGYAYAIDGVNADDWQDYRPGIQAAQERGSRSPLAEVGLTKAEVRQLAQQLGLACWDKPAQPCLSSRFPYGEPITVAKLQRVGRAEVYLHRLGLRHLRVRSHGDTARIEIPPAEIPGFVSQTDLDALVAAFKDYGFRYVTLDLEGYQSGKLNRTVPSQSSA